A single region of the Rhizobium sp. NLR16a genome encodes:
- a CDS encoding SLC13 family permease, which produces MSFEQASLLILLLAMLILFSLERIRIEVTAIAGLLAGYALGLYPADQIFAGFASPVVITVIEILLIVQVLARAKLFNNLAARVAAARPSNFKIISGASSLAGVLSIFMNNIGAFAITLPVALRLGVALSIPRRQLVMPISFAALLGGLVSLIGTPANLLVSDALAKTSGARFHFFDFSYVGLPVAIAGILLIAVRVRYLFPEPDAVPATLAQGSRRIVVERRIPDASPLIGTRLSECLTRFGIKPHALIRNGNFVFGPLDQSMVCAGDVLLAEGADDIFAGLAATQSLVADAHLDGPPPDFTRVETVVMPESTLVGSRISSLEVFHHRGIAVTALSMRTPRIEGRFLDLQLSIGDILTLEGPRTAIAEALEESECLPLAPTASAEPALLSWRPFALFACGVAASAAGLHPEVAFAGVVLVLALLNHLNIRQGMADLNWPIIIMLAAMIPIGQAVASTGAAEAIAGWLSLIVPVNHPLSGIALILFLAMALTPFVNNATVAIVLAPIALEFAKIGRHAPDAYLIAVAVGASLDFLTPFGHHNNTLAMGVGGYRFSDFPRAGWPLAVATYGLALFLLVLFWL; this is translated from the coding sequence ATGTCGTTCGAGCAAGCATCCCTGCTGATCCTTCTGCTGGCGATGCTCATTCTCTTCTCGCTCGAGCGCATACGCATCGAGGTGACTGCGATTGCCGGCCTGCTCGCCGGATATGCGCTCGGACTTTATCCGGCCGACCAGATCTTCGCGGGCTTCGCCAGCCCCGTCGTTATCACCGTCATCGAAATCCTGCTGATCGTTCAGGTGCTGGCGCGCGCCAAACTCTTCAACAACCTCGCTGCGCGTGTCGCGGCCGCAAGACCCTCGAACTTCAAGATCATATCAGGCGCTTCCTCGCTTGCCGGCGTTCTTTCCATCTTCATGAACAATATCGGCGCCTTTGCAATCACCTTGCCGGTGGCGCTGCGGCTCGGCGTGGCACTCTCAATCCCCCGCCGTCAGCTCGTCATGCCCATCTCGTTTGCCGCCCTGCTCGGCGGCCTCGTCTCGCTGATCGGCACGCCGGCCAACCTGCTCGTCAGCGACGCGCTTGCCAAGACGTCCGGTGCGCGCTTTCATTTCTTCGATTTCAGCTATGTCGGGCTGCCAGTCGCAATCGCCGGCATCCTGCTCATCGCCGTTCGGGTCCGATACTTGTTTCCGGAACCTGACGCAGTGCCGGCAACGCTCGCCCAGGGCTCGCGGCGCATCGTCGTCGAACGTCGCATTCCGGATGCTTCGCCGCTGATCGGCACACGGCTTTCCGAGTGTCTGACCCGCTTCGGCATCAAACCGCACGCGCTGATCCGTAACGGCAATTTTGTGTTTGGCCCGCTCGACCAGTCGATGGTCTGCGCGGGCGACGTGCTGCTTGCCGAAGGCGCCGATGACATCTTTGCCGGCCTTGCCGCCACACAATCGCTGGTGGCTGATGCCCATCTGGACGGTCCGCCGCCGGATTTTACCCGGGTCGAAACCGTCGTCATGCCCGAAAGCACGCTGGTGGGTTCGCGCATCAGCTCGCTCGAAGTCTTCCACCATCGCGGCATCGCAGTCACTGCTCTTTCCATGCGCACACCGCGCATCGAAGGCCGCTTTCTCGATCTGCAACTGTCGATCGGCGATATTTTGACGCTGGAAGGGCCGCGCACGGCAATCGCCGAAGCGCTGGAGGAAAGCGAGTGCCTGCCGCTTGCTCCGACAGCGTCAGCCGAACCGGCCCTCCTCTCCTGGCGGCCTTTCGCATTATTTGCCTGCGGCGTCGCGGCGTCGGCGGCGGGCCTGCATCCCGAGGTCGCGTTTGCGGGTGTCGTCCTCGTCCTCGCTTTGCTCAATCATCTCAACATCCGGCAGGGGATGGCCGACCTCAACTGGCCGATCATCATCATGCTCGCGGCGATGATTCCGATCGGCCAGGCAGTGGCCAGCACCGGGGCGGCCGAAGCCATTGCCGGCTGGCTGAGCCTCATCGTGCCGGTTAACCATCCGCTTTCCGGCATCGCCCTCATCCTCTTCCTCGCGATGGCGCTGACGCCCTTCGTCAACAACGCGACCGTCGCAATCGTGCTCGCCCCGATCGCACTCGAATTTGCGAAGATCGGGCGGCACGCACCCGACGCCTATCTGATCGCGGTCGCCGTCGGAGCCTCGCTCGATTTTCTGACGCCCTTCGGCCATCACAACAACACGCTGGCGATGGGCGTCGGCGGCTACCGCTTCAGCGACTTCCCGCGGGCCGGCTGGCCGCTTGCCGTCGCAACTTACGGCCTCGCTCTGTTTCTTCTGGTTCTGTTCTGGCTGTGA
- a CDS encoding phosphoribosyltransferase has product MTDVPEIEPHEFWQEIHPPGTFPDDREFTTFYVATLEDGRQLRLPIRVLADGDHALASLIVNQASFAVLDALADGLAEKIRPMGVDVVAGLPTLGLTLAAAVAQKLGHGRYVPLGTSRKFWYRDELSVPLSSITTPTQDKRLYIDPRMLPLLTGRRVALIDDVISSGASIVSGLDLLTACGIEPVVIGAAMLQSERWRDSLAAAGPQWVARIRGVFATPLLERNAGGRWQVSARSKT; this is encoded by the coding sequence TTGACCGATGTGCCGGAGATCGAGCCGCATGAATTCTGGCAGGAGATCCATCCGCCCGGCACCTTTCCCGACGATCGGGAATTCACCACCTTCTATGTCGCCACGCTGGAAGACGGCCGCCAGCTTCGCCTGCCGATACGCGTGTTGGCAGATGGCGATCACGCCCTCGCTTCGCTGATCGTCAACCAGGCGAGCTTCGCCGTCCTCGACGCGTTGGCCGACGGTCTCGCCGAAAAGATCAGACCCATGGGCGTCGATGTCGTCGCCGGCCTGCCGACGCTCGGCTTGACGCTTGCCGCCGCCGTTGCGCAGAAGCTCGGCCACGGCCGCTACGTCCCTCTCGGCACCTCGCGCAAGTTCTGGTACCGCGACGAACTCTCCGTTCCTCTGTCTTCGATCACCACCCCGACACAGGACAAGCGCCTCTATATCGATCCGCGCATGCTGCCGCTGCTGACCGGACGGCGCGTCGCCCTGATTGACGACGTCATTTCCAGCGGCGCCTCGATCGTCTCGGGCCTTGACCTGCTGACGGCCTGCGGCATCGAACCTGTCGTTATCGGCGCGGCCATGCTGCAATCGGAGCGGTGGCGCGATAGCCTCGCAGCCGCCGGGCCGCAGTGGGTCGCGCGCATCCGCGGTGTCTTCGCAACGCCCCTGCTGGAGCGGAATGCCGGGGGTCGCTGGCAGGTTTCGGCCCGATCGAAGACATGA
- a CDS encoding pseudouridine synthase: MRDRRPSHKTRERLKPAADTAGKRVTLPRALSKLGYCSRTQAERLIAESRVAVDDRIVSDASAWVDLSTARISVDGLVIAAEAKIYLMLNKPRGLVTTRHDPEGRPTVYDCLKNFDIPHLSPVGRLDKASEGLLLFTNDTEFAQTLLDPITHVTKTYHVQIDRLMDDEEIAAMTSGIRHDGELLTATATRRLRQGDRNSWIEVELDEGRNRQIRRMLEALGTECLRLVRVAIGGLELGELPKGAVRALTEAELQGLRRRAGMERARR; this comes from the coding sequence ATGCGGGATCGGCGCCCATCACATAAGACGCGCGAGCGGCTGAAGCCTGCCGCCGACACGGCAGGCAAGCGGGTCACCCTTCCGCGCGCCCTTTCCAAACTCGGCTATTGCTCCCGTACCCAGGCCGAACGGCTGATTGCCGAAAGCCGCGTGGCCGTCGACGACCGTATCGTCAGCGATGCCTCTGCATGGGTCGATCTTTCGACGGCGAGGATCAGTGTCGACGGACTTGTCATCGCTGCAGAGGCGAAAATCTATCTGATGCTCAACAAGCCACGCGGGCTCGTCACGACCCGCCATGACCCCGAGGGCAGGCCGACGGTCTATGATTGCCTCAAGAATTTCGACATCCCGCACCTCTCTCCGGTCGGCCGGCTCGACAAGGCAAGCGAAGGCCTGCTGCTTTTCACCAATGACACCGAGTTCGCCCAGACCCTGCTCGATCCGATCACCCATGTGACGAAAACCTATCATGTCCAGATCGACCGCCTCATGGACGACGAGGAAATTGCCGCTATGACATCCGGCATCCGCCATGACGGCGAGTTGCTGACGGCAACCGCCACACGACGCCTGCGCCAGGGCGACAGGAACTCTTGGATCGAGGTCGAGCTCGATGAAGGCCGCAATCGCCAGATCCGCCGTATGCTGGAGGCGCTCGGCACCGAATGCTTGCGCCTTGTGCGGGTCGCCATCGGCGGGCTCGAACTCGGGGAACTTCCAAAGGGCGCCGTGCGTGCGTTGACAGAGGCAGAGTTGCAGGGGTTGCGTCGACGAGCCGGCATGGAAAGGGCGAGACGTTGA
- the nuoH gene encoding NADH-quinone oxidoreductase subunit NuoH, producing MELIVALGLIVLKVAFLIAILLLLPLPLTWLERKVAGHMQQRMGPMRVGWHGLLQPVADGIKLLTKEDHIPAEADRFLFKLAPILALAPPFVVFVAIPFGETVSVLGHGITLYVSNMNVALLFVFSVIGIEVYGVIFGGWASNSKYAVLGSLRTCAQMISYEIPMGFAVIGVVMLAQSMSLLEIVRAQADVWNIVYQPIGFFVFFVAGLAEAQRIPFDLAEAEGDLGAGFHTEYSGIRFAFFMVSEYAIVLLVSVLVVILFFGGWNGVLVPLPPLLWFALKVALFVYVFIWFRFTFPRYRYDQLMAIGWKVLLPLSMANIIVTGVLLGAVTGP from the coding sequence ATGGAACTTATCGTCGCCCTTGGCCTGATCGTCTTGAAGGTCGCGTTCCTGATTGCGATCCTGCTGTTGCTACCCTTGCCGCTCACCTGGCTGGAACGCAAGGTTGCCGGGCACATGCAGCAGCGGATGGGGCCGATGCGCGTGGGATGGCACGGGCTGTTGCAGCCGGTGGCGGACGGAATCAAGCTCCTGACGAAAGAGGATCACATCCCGGCTGAGGCCGACCGGTTTCTGTTCAAACTGGCGCCAATCCTGGCACTCGCCCCACCCTTTGTGGTGTTCGTCGCGATCCCCTTCGGCGAAACTGTCTCGGTCCTCGGCCACGGGATCACGCTCTACGTCTCCAACATGAATGTGGCGCTCCTTTTCGTCTTCTCGGTGATCGGGATCGAGGTTTATGGCGTCATCTTCGGCGGTTGGGCCTCCAACAGCAAATACGCTGTCCTGGGCAGCCTCAGAACCTGCGCGCAGATGATCAGCTACGAAATCCCCATGGGGTTCGCGGTCATCGGCGTGGTCATGCTGGCGCAATCCATGAGCCTTCTCGAGATCGTGCGGGCGCAGGCCGATGTCTGGAACATCGTCTACCAACCGATCGGATTCTTCGTGTTCTTCGTCGCCGGATTGGCCGAAGCGCAGCGCATCCCCTTCGACTTGGCGGAAGCGGAAGGCGATCTGGGGGCCGGGTTCCATACCGAATACAGCGGTATCCGCTTTGCCTTCTTTATGGTCAGCGAATATGCCATCGTATTGCTTGTGTCGGTTTTGGTGGTGATCCTGTTCTTCGGCGGTTGGAACGGCGTTCTGGTTCCTTTGCCACCGCTCCTGTGGTTTGCTCTCAAGGTCGCGTTGTTCGTCTATGTGTTTATTTGGTTTCGCTTCACTTTCCCCCGCTACCGCTACGATCAGTTGATGGCGATCGGATGGAAAGTCTTGCTTCCTCTGTCGATGGCGAACATAATTGTAACTGGTGTACTTTTAGGGGCCGTAACGGGTCCATAG
- a CDS encoding NADH-quinone oxidoreductase subunit I, whose product MSRAQDRVGTWIGWTFFADLASALALTFGYMFSKSVTMQYPDNEKWLPYSRYRGHHFLKRDEEGEIKCVACELCARICPCDCIEVVPYEDEKGNRHPAKFEIDTARCLFCGLCEDACPADAIALGQQYEFSSFSSADLVIGRDDLLVKPGKAATGGGVVAARLNTKKDVIVETNETQGYNWWRNIRRT is encoded by the coding sequence ATGTCGCGCGCGCAGGACAGAGTTGGAACATGGATTGGCTGGACGTTTTTTGCCGATCTGGCGAGCGCCTTGGCTCTGACCTTCGGCTACATGTTCTCCAAATCCGTGACCATGCAGTATCCGGACAACGAAAAATGGTTGCCTTACTCGCGTTACCGAGGGCATCACTTTTTGAAGCGTGATGAAGAGGGCGAGATCAAGTGCGTGGCCTGCGAACTCTGCGCGCGGATCTGTCCCTGCGACTGCATCGAAGTCGTCCCGTACGAGGACGAGAAGGGCAATCGCCATCCGGCCAAATTTGAAATCGACACAGCACGCTGCCTGTTCTGCGGGTTGTGCGAGGACGCCTGCCCGGCGGATGCAATCGCGCTTGGGCAACAATACGAATTTTCCAGTTTTTCCTCCGCTGACCTGGTGATCGGGCGCGACGATCTGCTCGTCAAGCCGGGTAAGGCGGCAACCGGCGGCGGCGTGGTTGCCGCGCGCCTCAATACGAAGAAGGACGTAATTGTCGAGACCAACGAGACGCAGGGCTACAACTGGTGGCGGAATATCCGGCGAACATGA
- a CDS encoding CBS domain-containing protein, translating to MFVGEIMKNKGVGVIAVAPDQTMVEVLRLFRDNNIGFVVVSRSNSKYLGTLSERDCCNAMAEYGAEAAAMRVADIMNRNVAMCSTQDLLPVAMGIMTQRRTRHVLVTDGGNVVGVVSIGDVVKHRLDEAQRTEQELQDYICGARYH from the coding sequence ATGTTTGTCGGTGAAATCATGAAGAACAAGGGTGTCGGTGTCATCGCAGTCGCCCCCGATCAGACGATGGTGGAGGTACTGAGGTTGTTTCGAGACAACAATATCGGCTTCGTCGTCGTGAGCCGCTCGAACAGCAAATACCTGGGTACACTGTCGGAGCGCGATTGCTGCAATGCGATGGCGGAATATGGGGCCGAGGCGGCGGCGATGCGGGTCGCGGACATCATGAACCGCAATGTGGCGATGTGTTCGACACAAGATTTGCTGCCCGTCGCGATGGGGATCATGACCCAGCGGCGCACGCGCCATGTGTTGGTCACGGATGGAGGCAACGTGGTCGGCGTGGTCAGCATCGGAGATGTGGTTAAGCACAGGCTCGACGAAGCGCAGCGTACAGAGCAGGAGCTGCAGGATTACATATGCGGGGCCAGGTATCACTGA
- the nuoG gene encoding NADH-quinone oxidoreductase subunit NuoG — MLKVTIDGQTLEVEAGSTVLQAARRLGIDIPTFCYLKRLPPLASCRMCLVEIEGLRRLQPSCATAVTDGMVVRTNTPLIEETRSSMLDMLLANHPLDCPICDKGGECELQNMVMAYGPRESQFRDDKRVFHSEDIRLSPVIIMNVNRCIQCQRCVRMCEEVVGAVALGTVEKGMDTAVTGFEGSLASCDQCGNCVEVCPVGALMSFPYRYKARPWDLVETDTICPHCGTGCQLTVGTRKGEFMRVRSKWDEGVNHETLCVRGRFGLDFVASRDRIKQPMIRQDGALVPVSWDEAGDYLRRRLLAVEAKNAGGLASPRLPNEVLYQFQKLMRTVFRTNNIDCSSRWAAPFDTLGPLLGTFYSRAPLDDVIGNDCVLVVGGNVTEENPVTEYLLRDAVRRRQAGLLMLSARPSRLDADARVVVRVPPGGEEASLAAVVTALMAAAGQTLPGDSIADIGATIGWPAAGTGGDGPDRLATALKEARSVTVLVSVDLLRSPEARATLLQLNNLLQGLRLLGKGPAMQFLFDRANQMGAWDMGVLPAALPGLRAVADDAARAALARNWDAQIPSGPGANLDAMLELCVGGRMGALYIVGTDPLVAYPDRDFVTRALGAADLLIVQDAFLTETAGMAEVVLPAAGYGEESGTFTNNEGRIQNVRKFREPVFEARGNLAIIDFVAALRNQALRPSTRGEIFDEIARLVPAYQGLTQDGLGADGAFTRAVPTLSAGVFLAPPSVPTAADRLMLITGDCLFHNGYLSERSDTLNTVANDPYVAMSAQDTAELGLSDGDRVIVRSGQGELSAQLKVDRRFPKGLVFVPENYGALRLNSLLRRGEYPCAVEVQKAHPTPDVDRPGRIWRGV, encoded by the coding sequence ATGCTTAAAGTCACGATCGATGGACAAACGCTGGAGGTTGAGGCTGGCTCGACAGTGTTGCAGGCCGCCCGGCGTTTGGGCATCGATATCCCGACCTTTTGCTATCTGAAGCGTCTGCCGCCGCTGGCCTCTTGCCGCATGTGTCTGGTGGAGATCGAGGGCCTGCGGCGGCTGCAGCCGTCCTGCGCTACTGCGGTCACCGATGGCATGGTCGTGCGGACGAATACGCCTCTGATCGAGGAAACGCGCTCTTCCATGCTCGACATGCTGCTCGCCAACCACCCCCTCGACTGCCCCATCTGCGACAAGGGCGGAGAATGCGAGCTTCAGAACATGGTAATGGCCTATGGGCCCCGCGAAAGCCAGTTCCGCGATGACAAACGTGTGTTCCACTCCGAGGACATTCGCCTGAGCCCGGTTATCATCATGAATGTCAACCGCTGCATCCAGTGCCAGCGCTGCGTCCGGATGTGCGAGGAGGTCGTCGGCGCGGTGGCGCTGGGCACCGTCGAGAAAGGCATGGATACCGCCGTCACCGGCTTCGAGGGCAGTCTGGCGAGTTGCGACCAGTGCGGCAATTGCGTCGAGGTCTGCCCGGTCGGCGCGCTGATGAGCTTCCCCTACCGCTATAAGGCGCGCCCCTGGGATCTCGTAGAGACCGACACGATCTGCCCGCATTGTGGCACCGGTTGCCAGCTGACAGTGGGCACGCGCAAGGGCGAGTTCATGCGGGTGCGCTCGAAGTGGGACGAAGGTGTCAACCACGAAACTCTCTGCGTGCGAGGACGCTTCGGCCTCGATTTCGTTGCAAGCCGGGACCGGATCAAGCAGCCAATGATCCGTCAGGATGGCGCCCTGGTTCCGGTTTCCTGGGACGAAGCGGGGGACTATCTGCGCCGGCGACTGCTGGCTGTCGAAGCCAAGAATGCCGGCGGGCTGGCCTCGCCTCGCCTGCCCAACGAGGTGCTTTATCAGTTCCAGAAGCTGATGCGAACAGTATTCCGGACCAACAACATTGATTGTTCGTCACGCTGGGCCGCGCCCTTCGATACGCTCGGCCCGCTATTGGGAACTTTCTACAGCCGCGCACCGCTGGACGACGTAATCGGCAACGACTGCGTGCTCGTCGTCGGCGGCAACGTGACCGAGGAGAATCCCGTCACCGAATACCTGCTGCGAGACGCCGTGCGGCGACGGCAGGCCGGATTGCTGATGCTTTCGGCGCGGCCCTCGCGTCTGGACGCCGATGCCAGGGTGGTGGTTCGCGTGCCGCCGGGCGGAGAAGAGGCAAGCCTTGCGGCGGTGGTAACCGCGCTCATGGCGGCGGCCGGTCAGACCTTGCCGGGCGACTCAATTGCGGACATCGGTGCGACGATCGGCTGGCCGGCAGCGGGCACCGGCGGCGACGGGCCGGATCGTCTCGCCACCGCGCTCAAGGAAGCCCGTAGCGTCACCGTGCTTGTCAGCGTCGACCTCCTGAGATCACCCGAAGCGCGCGCGACGCTGCTGCAGCTCAACAACCTCCTGCAGGGCCTGCGCCTGCTAGGCAAGGGCCCGGCGATGCAGTTTCTCTTCGACCGTGCCAACCAGATGGGTGCCTGGGACATGGGGGTCCTGCCGGCGGCTCTGCCGGGGCTGCGGGCGGTCGCCGATGACGCGGCGCGCGCAGCTCTTGCCCGAAACTGGGACGCCCAAATCCCGTCCGGACCCGGCGCGAATCTCGACGCCATGCTGGAGCTCTGCGTCGGTGGCCGGATGGGCGCGCTCTACATCGTCGGAACCGACCCCCTGGTCGCCTATCCCGACCGGGATTTTGTGACGCGGGCGCTTGGCGCGGCTGATCTCCTGATCGTGCAGGACGCGTTCCTCACGGAGACGGCGGGCATGGCCGAGGTCGTCTTGCCCGCGGCGGGCTATGGCGAGGAATCTGGAACGTTCACCAACAACGAAGGCCGGATCCAGAATGTTCGCAAGTTCCGTGAGCCCGTTTTCGAGGCGCGAGGCAATCTGGCGATTATCGACTTCGTCGCCGCGCTACGCAACCAGGCGCTGCGGCCATCGACGCGAGGCGAAATTTTCGACGAGATTGCCCGGCTGGTTCCGGCCTATCAGGGGTTGACGCAGGACGGACTTGGCGCCGACGGCGCATTCACCAGGGCGGTACCGACATTATCGGCTGGCGTGTTCCTTGCGCCGCCGTCCGTTCCAACAGCAGCCGACCGGCTCATGCTGATCACCGGCGACTGCCTGTTCCACAACGGATATCTTTCCGAACGGTCGGACACGCTGAACACGGTCGCCAACGATCCCTATGTCGCGATGAGCGCGCAGGATACTGCGGAGCTTGGCCTTTCGGATGGCGATCGGGTAATCGTGCGTTCCGGCCAAGGCGAACTGTCGGCGCAGCTCAAGGTCGACAGGCGGTTTCCCAAGGGCCTCGTCTTCGTTCCGGAAAACTATGGAGCCTTGCGTCTCAACAGCCTGCTGCGGCGGGGCGAATATCCATGCGCGGTGGAAGTCCAGAAGGCGCATCCCACTCCTGACGTCGACCGCCCAGGCCGGATCTGGCGTGGGGTTTGA
- the nuoF gene encoding NADH-quinone oxidoreductase subunit NuoF, translating to MFEPVLLKNVDVADGHLVSTYEAGGGYQALAKALREYTPDEIIDLVKRSNLRGRGGAGFPTGMKWGFVPKRAGKPTYLCCNADEGEPGTFKDRIIMERDPHQLIEGLAVSAYAIGAETAYVYIRGEYVTAIRRLEQAIAEAHARGYLGKRILGSDFNFAVHIHCGAGAYICGEETAMLESLEGKRAQPRLKPPFPAVAGLYASPTVINNVETLACVPHIVMRGADWFRGIGPDKSPGPKLYCLSGQVRKPGLYELPMGIPLRELVEEHAGGALPGRKIKAVIPGGVSAPVIPEHGLEVRMDFDSLAAAGSMLGSAGVIVIDDSTCMVKVATRIVEFFHHESCGKCTPCREGLNWVVKVLRRVEGGDGAPGDLEQLEMLCKGIFGNTFCALGDGAAMGLRAALAHFRDEFVAHVEERRCPFH from the coding sequence ATGTTCGAGCCGGTTCTTCTCAAAAATGTCGATGTGGCGGATGGTCATTTGGTGTCGACCTACGAGGCTGGAGGCGGCTATCAGGCGCTGGCGAAGGCGCTGCGCGAGTACACGCCTGACGAGATTATCGACCTTGTCAAACGGTCCAACCTGCGCGGTCGCGGCGGTGCCGGATTCCCGACGGGCATGAAATGGGGTTTCGTGCCGAAGCGCGCCGGCAAGCCGACATATCTGTGCTGCAACGCCGATGAAGGCGAACCGGGCACGTTCAAGGACCGGATCATCATGGAGCGTGACCCACATCAACTGATTGAGGGGCTGGCGGTAAGTGCCTACGCGATTGGGGCTGAAACCGCCTATGTCTACATTCGCGGAGAATATGTGACGGCGATCCGTCGTCTGGAGCAGGCGATCGCCGAGGCCCACGCAAGGGGCTATCTCGGAAAGCGCATTCTGGGCTCGGATTTCAATTTCGCCGTCCACATCCACTGCGGCGCCGGCGCCTATATCTGCGGCGAGGAGACTGCGATGCTCGAGTCGCTTGAGGGCAAGCGGGCGCAGCCGCGATTGAAGCCGCCGTTTCCGGCCGTGGCTGGGCTCTACGCCAGCCCGACTGTAATCAACAATGTCGAGACGCTGGCCTGCGTGCCGCATATCGTGATGCGGGGCGCGGACTGGTTCCGCGGCATCGGCCCGGACAAGAGCCCCGGCCCGAAGCTCTACTGCCTCAGTGGGCAGGTGCGCAAACCCGGCCTCTACGAGTTGCCGATGGGCATACCGCTGCGCGAGCTGGTCGAGGAACATGCCGGCGGGGCCTTGCCGGGACGCAAGATCAAGGCAGTGATCCCGGGCGGGGTCTCCGCGCCGGTCATCCCTGAGCACGGGCTGGAGGTGAGAATGGATTTTGACTCGCTGGCTGCCGCCGGCTCGATGCTCGGTTCGGCTGGCGTTATCGTGATCGACGATAGCACCTGCATGGTCAAGGTCGCCACCAGGATCGTCGAGTTCTTCCACCATGAGTCCTGCGGCAAGTGCACGCCCTGTCGGGAAGGATTGAACTGGGTTGTGAAGGTCCTGCGCCGGGTTGAAGGCGGGGATGGAGCGCCCGGCGATCTGGAGCAGCTGGAGATGCTCTGCAAGGGCATTTTCGGCAATACGTTTTGTGCCTTGGGTGACGGTGCAGCGATGGGATTGCGGGCAGCACTCGCGCATTTCCGAGATGAATTCGTCGCCCATGTCGAGGAGCGGAGGTGCCCGTTTCACTGA
- the nuoE gene encoding NADH-quinone oxidoreductase subunit NuoE, with protein sequence MTMREKIEEAAARYPDQRSAIMPALLIAQEVHGHLPGPVLEEIADILGVERIWVYELATFYTLFHTEPVGMFHLQLCNNVSCMLCGSQDLLDHLETVLGIRKGGTTPDGLFTLSTVECLGACEMAPVMQVGDDYHAHLDVMRINALLDNLRAIAGAASVEHASARLPGE encoded by the coding sequence ATGACCATGCGCGAAAAGATCGAAGAGGCGGCGGCGCGGTATCCCGACCAGCGCTCTGCGATCATGCCCGCGCTCCTGATCGCGCAGGAAGTACATGGCCATCTGCCTGGGCCAGTGTTGGAAGAGATCGCCGACATTCTCGGAGTCGAGCGGATCTGGGTCTACGAGTTGGCGACCTTCTACACCCTCTTCCATACCGAACCGGTGGGGATGTTCCACCTGCAGCTCTGTAACAATGTTTCCTGCATGCTGTGCGGATCGCAGGACCTGCTAGACCATCTGGAAACAGTGCTGGGGATCAGGAAAGGCGGCACCACCCCGGACGGGCTGTTCACGCTCTCGACTGTCGAATGCCTCGGCGCCTGCGAGATGGCTCCGGTGATGCAAGTCGGCGACGATTACCACGCCCACCTTGATGTGATGCGGATAAACGCACTGCTGGACAACCTGCGGGCGATAGCGGGAGCCGCGAGCGTCGAGCACGCCTCTGCGCGGCTGCCGGGAGAGTAG